The proteins below come from a single Caenibius sp. WL genomic window:
- a CDS encoding DUF1810 domain-containing protein, producing MRGDSPDKTGLARFHAAQDRGDIWRIALEELRSGQKQSHWMWFVFPQIAGLGLSPTARFYAIRDAAEARAYLADPLLGPRLAACTEAVLAWAGRCDLDALFGPVDALKFRSSMTLFEAAGGQACFTRALDLFAGGERDWRTLALLAEGSP from the coding sequence ATGCGGGGCGATAGTCCGGACAAGACCGGCCTCGCCCGCTTTCACGCCGCACAGGATCGCGGCGACATCTGGCGCATTGCGCTGGAAGAGTTGCGTTCGGGCCAGAAACAGAGCCACTGGATGTGGTTCGTCTTCCCACAGATTGCAGGGCTCGGGCTGAGCCCAACCGCCCGGTTCTACGCTATACGGGACGCGGCGGAAGCACGTGCCTATCTAGCCGATCCGCTGCTCGGGCCGCGTCTTGCCGCCTGCACCGAAGCGGTTCTCGCATGGGCGGGACGGTGCGATCTCGATGCTCTTTTCGGCCCTGTCGATGCGCTCAAGTTCCGCAGTTCGATGACATTGTTCGAAGCGGCGGGCGGCCAAGCCTGCTTCACCCGCGCGCTCGACCTGTTCGCCGGCGGCGAGCGGGACTGGCGCACGCTGGCCCTGCTGGCCGAAGGATCGCCCTAG
- a CDS encoding YbhB/YbcL family Raf kinase inhibitor-like protein, translated as MSAGHAKLAVARLGRPELLGKAGFALRSAAFEDGEELDPSFTADEEDAVAPPLEWTAPPPGTAELVLVVEDPDAGAEPACHWLVWGLAPQKGQLLEGEAPPRVGKNAHRNSEWLLPEPPHEDDPHAYVFQLFAVDLPLTLMPGATREELFAAIEGHVVGVAMLTATYARPDEDESWDDEDAD; from the coding sequence ATGAGCGCAGGACATGCAAAGCTGGCGGTGGCCCGGCTCGGCCGCCCCGAATTGCTGGGCAAAGCGGGCTTCGCGCTCCGCTCCGCCGCGTTCGAGGATGGGGAGGAACTGGACCCCAGCTTCACCGCGGATGAAGAAGACGCGGTTGCCCCGCCGCTGGAATGGACTGCGCCGCCCCCCGGCACGGCCGAACTGGTGCTGGTGGTGGAAGATCCCGATGCCGGGGCGGAACCGGCCTGCCACTGGCTCGTCTGGGGTCTTGCCCCGCAGAAGGGGCAATTGCTCGAAGGCGAAGCGCCGCCGCGTGTGGGCAAGAACGCGCATCGCAACAGCGAATGGCTGCTGCCCGAACCGCCGCATGAAGACGATCCCCATGCCTATGTCTTCCAGTTGTTCGCGGTCGATCTGCCGCTGACGCTGATGCCTGGCGCCACGCGGGAGGAACTCTTCGCCGCGATCGAAGGGCATGTGGTAGGTGTGGCCATGCTGACCGCGACTTACGCCCGCCCCGACGAGGACGAAAGCTGGGACGACGAAGACGCGGATTGA
- a CDS encoding dipeptidase, whose amino-acid sequence MAAFGLMGVAGALLLGTSPLAAKTPEQVAQSALRAAPVFDGHNDAPIQLRARYRNVIDGFDFTDTRDTADPGAPQGRAMHTDLARLRQGHVGAQFWSVFVSADLPEPQAVQATLEQIDVTKRLIARYPRDLQLALGARDVEQAMRQGRIASLMGMEGGHSIGSSLGVLRQMYALGVRYMTLTHAKNTPWADSATDAPQHGGLTDFGRTVVREMNRLGMLVDLAHVSEQTMLDTLEVARAPVIFSHSGARAVNGHARNVPDGVLEKLRANGGIVMVVALPAYVSEAARQWQAARAGEEARLKSLWQGQPDAVAAGLVAWDQAHPQPATTISDMADHIDHICTVAGIDHIGIGGDYDGMLSGPAGMEDVAGYPALFTELARRGYARADLEKIASGNILRVMRAAERYAAAHRGDPPYETLVPD is encoded by the coding sequence ATGGCGGCTTTCGGGCTGATGGGCGTGGCGGGCGCGTTGCTGCTGGGCACAAGTCCGCTCGCCGCGAAAACGCCGGAGCAGGTGGCGCAAAGCGCGCTCAGGGCCGCCCCGGTCTTCGACGGGCACAACGATGCGCCGATCCAGTTGCGCGCCCGCTATCGCAATGTGATCGATGGGTTCGATTTCACCGACACGCGCGACACCGCCGATCCCGGCGCGCCGCAGGGCCGGGCGATGCACACCGATCTTGCCCGGCTGCGCCAGGGGCATGTCGGGGCGCAGTTCTGGTCCGTGTTCGTCAGCGCCGATCTGCCGGAACCGCAGGCGGTTCAGGCGACGCTCGAACAGATCGACGTGACCAAACGGCTGATCGCCCGCTATCCGCGTGATCTGCAACTGGCGCTCGGCGCGCGCGACGTCGAACAGGCGATGCGGCAGGGCCGGATCGCTTCACTCATGGGAATGGAAGGCGGGCACTCGATCGGCTCCAGCCTCGGTGTCCTGCGGCAGATGTATGCGCTGGGCGTGCGCTACATGACGCTGACTCATGCGAAAAACACGCCGTGGGCGGACAGCGCCACCGACGCGCCGCAACATGGCGGGCTCACCGATTTCGGCCGCACGGTGGTCCGCGAAATGAACCGGCTGGGAATGCTGGTCGATCTCGCCCATGTCAGCGAACAGACGATGCTCGATACGCTGGAGGTGGCGCGGGCACCGGTGATTTTCAGCCATTCGGGCGCGCGGGCGGTGAACGGCCATGCCCGCAACGTGCCTGACGGTGTGCTGGAAAAGCTGCGCGCCAACGGCGGCATCGTGATGGTGGTGGCGCTGCCCGCCTATGTCAGCGAAGCGGCGCGGCAATGGCAGGCGGCGCGCGCGGGGGAGGAAGCGCGGCTGAAATCGCTGTGGCAGGGGCAGCCCGATGCGGTGGCGGCCGGGTTGGTCGCATGGGACCAGGCCCATCCGCAGCCGGCAACCACGATTTCGGACATGGCCGATCATATCGATCATATCTGCACGGTCGCGGGCATCGATCACATCGGGATCGGCGGCGATTACGACGGAATGCTGAGTGGCCCGGCGGGGATGGAGGATGTGGCAGGCTATCCCGCGCTGTTCACCGAACTGGCCCGGCGTGGCTATGCCCGGGCCGATCTGGAAAAGATCGCCAGCGGCAATATCCTGCGCGTCATGCGCGCGGCGGAACGCTATGCCGCCGCCCATCGCGGCGATCCGCCGTACGAAACCCTGGTGCCGGACTAG